One stretch of Odocoileus virginianus isolate 20LAN1187 ecotype Illinois chromosome 26, Ovbor_1.2, whole genome shotgun sequence DNA includes these proteins:
- the CCR8 gene encoding C-C chemokine receptor type 8 — MDYTPEPNLTTVTDFYYPDIYSSPCDGEGRDSKLLLAVFYCILFVFGLLGNSLVILVLVACKKLRSITDVYLLNLALSDLLFVFSFPFQTHYQLDQWVFGTIMCKVVSGFYYISFFSSMFFITLMSVDRYLAVVHAVYALKVRTVRMGTALSLVVWLTALVATSPLLVFYQVASENGILQCYTYYNQQTLKWKIFIHFEVNILGLLIPFSILMFCYINILHQLKGCQNHNKTKAIKLVLIVVVASLLFWVPFNMVLFLTSLHDMHILDGCVMNQQLIYATHVTETISFTHCCVNPIIYAFMGEKFKKHLSELFRKSCSHIFIYVGRQVSREALEKSSSNQHSTRSSTIDYIL, encoded by the coding sequence ATGGATTACACACCTGAGCCCAATTTGACAACAGTAACTGACTTCTACTATCCTGATATCTACTCGAGCCCCTgcgatggggaggggagagacagcAAGCTGCTTCTTGCCGTCTTCTACTGCATCCTGTTTGTATTTGGTCTTCTGGGCAACAGCCTGGTCATCCTAGTCCTTGTCGCCTGCAAGAAACTGAGGAGCATCACGGACGTATACCTCTTGAACCTGGCCCTGTCTGACCTGCTTTTtgtcttctccttccccttccagACCCACTATCAGCTGGACCAGTGGGTATTTGGGACCATCATGTGCAAGGTGGTCTCTGGTTTTTATtacatcagcttcttcagcagcATGTTCTTTATAACCCTCATGAGTGTGGACAGGTACCTGGCAGTGGTCCATGCTGTGTATGCCTTGAAAGTGAGGACGGTCCGCATGGGCACAGCCCTGAGTCTGGTGGTGTGGCTGACTGCCCTCGTGGCCACTAGCCCGTTACTAGTATTTTACCAAGTGGCCTCCGAAAATGGCATCCTACAGTGTTACACGTATTACAATCAGCAGACGCTGAAGTGGAAGATCTTCATCCACTTTGAAGTGAATATCTTAGGCCTGCTGATCCCGTTCAGCATCCTGATGTTCTGCTATATCAACATCCTGCACCAGCTGAAGGGCTGCCAGAACCACAACAAGACCAAGGCCATCAAGCTCGTGCTCATAGTGGTGGTTGCCTCCCTACTCTTCTGGGTCCCTTTCAACATGGTCCTCTTCCTCACTTCCCTGCATGACATGCACATCTTGGATGGATGTGTCATGAACCAGCAGCTGATCTACGCCACGCATGTCACAGAAACCATTTCCTTCACCCACTGCTGTGTGAACCCTATTATCTATGCGTTCATGGGTGAGAAGTTCAAGAAACACTTATCAGAACTATTTCGGAAAAGTTGCAGCCACATCTTCATCTACGTAGGGAGACAGGTGTCTAGGGAGGCCTTGGAAAAATCATCCTCGAATCAGCACTCCACTCGCTCCTCCACCATAGACTACATTCTGTGA